In Scomber japonicus isolate fScoJap1 chromosome 11, fScoJap1.pri, whole genome shotgun sequence, the genomic stretch TCAAGGACCTGTCATCCATGTTGACAACTGGGAAAGTCCATCTGCCGGGGAAGATCACGTGATGTAACGgctgtttccaaggtcaagaatgaatgTCCAAGATTAACTCAGAACTTCTCTGATGAAATAACACTAAGGTTTGTTGAGTGTCCCTTTGTGGTAATTTGATTatgcacacatttattttggaaTAAGCACTATGCAAAACACAGAGTCCTGGGGAATCTGGATCTGGGTCAAGCAGCATTAATGTTCCACTTTCAGGCCTGTTATCTTATTTTGCATGAGGTTTGTTATTTGGACTCTGCAGGAAACCCAAATTCACCACTGCAGGCTGAGTTAATAATTGCCCTCcagtgtgggttttttttccaccaacacacatgcatgggTTTAACACAGAAACTATGCCACTTACAAAACAAATATGTCCATTACAAAAGCGTGCACTGTAACCTAATTTCAATGACTGGAAATAGTCAAACAACCACATTCTCTGGACTGGACTCACCTCTGAACTGACAGCTTGATACTCCTGGGCGGACGGATGAATTCTGGTGAATCGAGGTCTACGAGCAGATAACCTTCCTCACCCTGTTATTTGTTGCTGGTAATTGTTAAGGATGTGCCACAGGATAAAAACCTGGTACAAGTCAGAGTAGCTGAAATTACAGCTTGAAAAGACATGGTCAGTTTGTTCTTGTAGTCATGGAGAGGAAGTGATGCAGATCTTAAATCCAGGAGATCTCAAAATTCATGATCCCAAGGAAAACTCTCACACCAATATTTCCACACCCCAATAAGCCACATTCACATTCGCACTCATGCAACTTAACATCTACTGTCTGTGTGAATCACAACACTTGCAAGCACAGAGGATCCAACGGCTAAACAGCAAGTTTATTTTGGTTAGGATCAGAAACACAGATAATGTCCTGAGGGCGAGATGAGAGGAAATGATATCAAAAATCCCCTGACTGAAATATGGCAAGGATGGTTTGGTGATGTTCGAGGGGTAAATGAGTGAGAGAAATGGTGTTACAATGTTCAGTGAATAAGATCGGAGCAGCAGGGTGTTGCATTGACCGTCCACCATGGCAAACTCCATCAACAGGGAGACTACATATTACTGTCCACATCTCCCATTTCAATACTCTCCAGTTGCTCAAAGAATCTTTTTCTATTCAATAAAACCTAGTTTtagttgaaatgaaaaaacaaaaggcaCAATGATTTTCAACTCATATTTGTCTTTAATATGCACAAGAGTTGAAAGCATCAATGAGCCACCTTAAAGAGAAGAATTCAATCTAAAATTTATAAAAAGATATAAACAATCAGAGGCCAAAACGCTGTCTGTTGCTTTTCtcctattattttatttaaaacaactttTCATTAGCAAGTAAAAATCTTGCAACAAACATAAGCTTGTATCCAATTCGGATACAAGGCAACGAAATTGTAAATCTTTAAAGTGGCTCGGTCTAGTCTGCTAGTTCATGACTGTACACCCTCTCTATAGTTTTtgttcagtaataaacagctagTCCCAAAAACAAGCCTGGGCTGCTCAAAACAACCCCACCCAATATTTAAAACCCCTGCTCTGACCCCCTCTCAGTAGTTAGCAGCCAACCAGAGGATCATAAAGTCTTCAAGACCAGGGATTAGGGTTGGGCTCGCAGTTTTGACACCTCAAACCCCAAACCCTCACACCTACTGGGACATGGGACGGTATTACAGCCCGTCACCactacaaagagagagagagagaaaaaaaacaaaacaaaaaaaacctgttcCAATTTTATCAGCGTGTCATCACAATACATATGcaagtcaaaaataaaaataatgaaacaaagaaatattgcttcaaccaaaagaaaaaaaacctctcccCAGCCATCTTTGACAGTGAGGTTATCGTCCATCCAATGActgtcagctgcagcagctttgTACAGGctttatgtaaatatattcatatattcattaGACGGCAAGGAGAGATACACATCACATTTTTGTACAATTATTCAAATTGAGTGATGACATGTGGCCTCTTCATCAAAAGTAGTTAAGTACTGTAAAGGTTAGGACCTGTACTCCTTTAATAAGTCTAGTCTTCCATGAGTATAGGTCCCTTTCTGCAGGCAGACATCAATATGCCTCTCAGACATGTGCATAAgactgaagaaaggaaaaaaaaaaaaaaagtaaaaatatatggAAGCTCCACAGACTCAACCAGGAGAAGCTGAAAACTGAAaaggtaaaaatgtgttttgttgaaGAGAGAGAatctaaaacaattaaaataagcTTAAAAAAAGGTCAGATAAGTGATTTGGGGTCAGTTTTAGCTTGacgtttcttttttgttaaccccccacccctaccccaccccctctctcttttaaaGTTTCACATTACAGGGGAGTCCCCAAGCAAACAGTTCACCAGATCACAGGACGTGACCGGGCTCATGCTGCAGAAATGGATGTCCTGTAGGGGGATAAAAGCTACAGCTGACATGTTTGTCATCTCTTTAAGTCTCTGTGCCTTCACCAATAGGTGCTTCCTCCCGTGACAGGTATTCACATccgtaaaagaaaagaaaagaaaaaaaaaacaacacaaaactgtGTTTTTTCGCTCTGCTGAATCAGAAGCAGGTAGTTAGCAGGTCTTATCGTTGTATGTATtcaggaaaaaataataattatggtggtttcttcacatttttgttgatttttttttttttgattatcAAACATTAAGTTTGATAATTCAACAGAGGTCACgttaaaaaaagtgacattattGAGTCAGAAGTCCTGTCAGTCAGTTTGCCACGGAGTCCTCTTTTTGCCTTAGAGCCCTTTCACCCCTCCACCTGTCCCAGAACTCTCCTGGGAGGgcagtggagggggggggggggtccgtGGTTAATCATGGCTTAGCTCTGGGATTAACTCTTTAAACTGGGTGAGAGAGGGTTTTTGGGGTGCACGGCCATCAGGAATCTGAGTgactaagtgtgtgtgtgtgtgtgtgtgtgtgtgtagatttgtatgtctgtgtgcgtgcatgtgggTGAACACCAGAGGACAATCCAGGGGAGGGAAAGcacaaaaataaaccacaaactAACAGCAGTATTTCTTCCCCGTGAGTGATATGATGGCTTCTAACAGAAGTATGCACACAAATCCTAAGTgtcaaaaagtgtgtgtgtgtgtgtgtgtgtgtgtgttttgtgtctgcgaatgtgcttgtgtttttgtcctTGTGAAGATTTGACATTTGGCAATTAAATCTTGCCACGAAGGCTGTTTCTTCCTTCtggttttatttctgtgtgataTTTAGAAGCGCTGGCATCAAAATAGCGACAATCCTCCTGATGCAGGTTGCCAGATGGTGATGGTGCCTTGTTGAATGACCCTGACTCCTTTGAACGGTTGCTGTGTTCTGTGAAGGATGAccattagaaagaaaaaaaaaaaaaaaaaaaaaaaggaaaagaaaaaaaaaaacaccccacaGTGCGGGGGGGTGGGATGGGTAAATCCTTCAGTGGTGAGTTTCCATGTTGAAGTGATGCTGAGTAAATCCTGCGGTACCAGGTTGCCAGGTTggaggagagatggatgaaTGTCTGGGGTGATTACAGAGTACCCGTGCAGCTGGTTGAACCAAACACCCTGGATTTTTTTAGAAATTGAACTCCTTTGTTTGCATGTTGGAAGCTGGATCAAAGTTGTAGGTTCCTCCTTGGGTGGTTTCAGGGATCAAGTTGGTATCTTCttcaatctgaaaaaaaaaaaggacacacaAGATGAGATCAAGGTATGATAACCCCACCGTTTTAATGTCATCATTTTGAGTGTTGATTACTTTTGGCATACTTACATCATCTGCTGAAAAGTACTGATCGATAATCTCATAGGCTAGTTTGTAGATATCCTCATTCTCATGCTGCTGCAAATTTTCTATCTTTTCCAAACCTGTAAAATTAAAGCAATGACAATATAACATGTATTCTGTCattaacaaatataataatactgcAAACTGACTACTGCAGTATCCTTCACAGTTGTGTgatcaatagaaaaaaaagatgggaaATAATATGCAAAAATGTCTACATCTTTAATCATtatggtgcaaaaaaaaaaagaacacaaattaTCCCaatgaagatgaaaacattaaatttgTAAGAGGTTTAAGATAAATGAAGAGAGTAGGTGTTACAGAATACAGACCTCCACACTCTTCTATGATCTCGGCGATAGTACTGGCTTCATCTCCTGCCATGATGAGGATGTTCTTTAGTCCGTCAAGTACGACCTGCACCACCTGGGAGTCCTTCACTGACAGCAGGTTACAGAACGGAGGGATGACATTCTGCTCCACCAGGAACTCCACCTACAcaaacccacacatacacaccacatcCATACTTGATTACAACATAGGTACATGGTTACAAGTGTGGAAACAGCGTCTTTGACATTCACTCACAAATGACCTTTATAGCTAACAATTCATGACCTAGCTTCATCCTGTCAAATGGGGTACAGTAATGTTTTTTGCTACAGTTTTAATAAACCCATGTCTACTGACTTCATATGTTCAATataaaacagtaataataaaagcAGTGAAATACATGCACCACATTTCCTTGACATTGGTCCCAACGCCCATCTCACCTGGTCTTTCCTCCCACTGATGGTGAGGTTGCTGATGGCCCAGGCTGCCTCCTTCTGAGTGCCAAAGTCACCCTGTAGAGAGACAGGCTGTCACTACGATGTGCACATAGCAGGTTATCTCTACAACAGCATAACGCCAAGGCATACTGAGATTTTTTGCATTCAGTGTCCATTTCCTGTATCAAGAGTTGTGTTGCCTCTCTGGTTACAAAAAAGTGCTAATGCAACAGAATACcataaataaaaccaacactGTGGTTTTCTAAATTAAGTCTGGTATCATCCGttgaaaaaactgaataaaaagaaaagagattatGCAGCTTAACGACTTTCTTTCCTGCTCTTGCACCATACACAAACCTTAGCCAGTTGGTGAATGATCATCGGAATCAGCCCAGCGTCGATCACAGCTTGGACCTGCTGCTGGTTCCCAGCTGTAATGTTGGACAGGAACCAGACTGCTTCCTACAGAGCAGACCAATCGCAAATGGTCAAGACCAGCTCTATAGTTTCCAAACACAGTATAGCGCTTCTCTTTATCACTCCACTAGTTTTTTTCACTTATATAAACAAACTGCGTATAAACAGggaattaataataaaaaaagaatacttCATACACACAACATGACATTTGAGGCTGTGGTTGTGATACCTTGTTGATCTTTTCTTTAGGGTGTGTGAGCAAGTTGGGGAAATGTGAGAGGACATCACAGTTGAGCACAACCtgtgtctgctcgtctgtcccTGTCACAATGTTTCCCACTGCCCTCAGAGCTGCCGTCTGTGGGGTGttaacaaaaaagacaaaattacaAAACTTGAAATCATAATGCTAATTCATTCATGGTGGATACAGTTCAAGTCTCACCTGAACTTTCACCTCCTGATGGCTGAGGAGAGGCACAAGAAATGGAACGACACCAGAATCTATAACCATCTGGATCTGCTCGTTGCCGCCGTCCGTCAGATAGGACAGAGCCCACACTGTGTCGACTAGGATCTAAACACACGGACACCAAATTCCCGTAAGACCATGTCCAACTGACAGGGGTGCAAATATGGCAACCAgacaaaacaaattattattattattattacacccTTTGCTCTGATACTTACATTTATATCGGTGTGATATATTAGCACACAGAGGGCGGGCAAAATCTGAGGGGAAAGAAAAGTAGGTTGTGAATAGGTTGGATGTAGGCAGAGGAATTAGATGAAGGTAAAAATGTGGCAGAgtgaaaagattttaaaaaatgaagaggaATAGCTGTCAAAACCAGACTTCAAATGTCACAAAAAAAGAGCTTTATAAGTTAGAAATTCCCCCGGGTGATAGGGGTGATCTGGCTTCTGACGAGACACTGCAGAATCTCTGTGTGACTCAGCCAGAGGGACTCAACAGAGTTAACTGCAAAGAGAGAcattcctctgtctctctctctctcacacacacacacacacacacacacctcttgtACAGTCTCCATGGGTGGTGGTGGGTCCTTGTTGCGGCAGAGGTTAACAATGACCCAGGTAACATTGCGTAGGAAGGTGATGGGGATTGATGGGTTgatgaaagaaagcagaggCTTGACCACGCCAAGGGAGATGACATAATCCCTGCACTGTGGACCATCACCTGGACGGGCATAGGGGGAAAAGTCAATATCATTGAATATTCATTTCCTACAActagcatacacacacacacacacacacacacacacacacacacacacacacacacacacacacacacacacacacacacacacacacacacacacacacacacacaggatactGACctataatgtttcctaaagcccATACAGCCTGTTCACAAACGTTCTGATGGGGAGAGTGTAGCAGTCGCAGGAACAGGGGCACTGCATCTGAACACAAACATCAACATATCAATTACATGCTCAAGATGACACATTGATAAACTCTAATATGCCCAGTCACATTCAAAGCCAAActataaaacaacaaagcaaaaacTCCAGGACAATGTTCCATTTCCTGTGtattacagttttaaaatattCCTCTTCAGTAGccaaaatgtacatttcccTTTAAAACCAAAACACCAAAGTTCACTCACTCAGACTGTTTTCTCCTATACTGCCTGACTCCTCTTCTCAGGAGAGTGGGGCATGTACAGACAGTGCTTGatatttttgtaacatttttttttttttttttacctttgtcTTAGCTTTTGGTAAATCGAGTTTGGTAACCTCATAACCTCATGCAATTTGTAGAAAACTCCACCCAACCTCAACAGAAGAGATCTGATCTAGTAGAAGAAACTGAAAAGGCCAGTGTGGGTGTTTAAAATAAACTATTGTCGTCAGGTGAAtcagttttttgttatttgacgcttttttttagaaaatgtatCTGGAACtctttgtatgttttatgttgctGTATCAGAGGCTTTTTCAAGATGTCATTCAAGGTTATGTTTTAGATAAGTGATCATGGTTTGCACTCTCCAGTTATGTTGGTTTTGTTTCAAAATAACGACAATGTGACAACTTACTAGATTTAACCACAGCCTGAGTCTGTGCCGATGTCCCAGAGGCGATGTTGGTCAGAGCCCAAGCTGCCTCAAACTGAAGAGAGGGGCTGTGGGACAAAGACAACAAAGTAGTTACAGGAAGAAAACACTcgtcttaaaaagaaaaatccaaaaagAAATCTCCTTTAGTTTCTAAAGTAAAAGCGGGGGAATGGGGGAATAAATAAtaacta encodes the following:
- the kpna3 gene encoding importin subunit alpha-4, whose amino-acid sequence is MAENAGLENHRIKSFKNKGRDVETMRRHRNEVTVELRKNKRDEHLLKKRNVPQEESLEDSDVDSDFKGQNVTLDAILQNATSDNAVIQLSAVQAARKLLSSDRNPPIDDLIKSGILPILVKCLERDDNPSLQFEAAWALTNIASGTSAQTQAVVKSNAVPLFLRLLHSPHQNVCEQAVWALGNIIGDGPQCRDYVISLGVVKPLLSFINPSIPITFLRNVTWVIVNLCRNKDPPPPMETVQEILPALCVLIYHTDINILVDTVWALSYLTDGGNEQIQMVIDSGVVPFLVPLLSHQEVKVQTAALRAVGNIVTGTDEQTQVVLNCDVLSHFPNLLTHPKEKINKEAVWFLSNITAGNQQQVQAVIDAGLIPMIIHQLAKGDFGTQKEAAWAISNLTISGRKDQVEFLVEQNVIPPFCNLLSVKDSQVVQVVLDGLKNILIMAGDEASTIAEIIEECGGLEKIENLQQHENEDIYKLAYEIIDQYFSADDIEEDTNLIPETTQGGTYNFDPASNMQTKEFNF